A region from the Lolium perenne isolate Kyuss_39 chromosome 4, Kyuss_2.0, whole genome shotgun sequence genome encodes:
- the LOC127291727 gene encoding uncharacterized protein: MAGDPPAMKRPKLEKDDSSHSHRPSSANGSGHRPPSSASTSSASDAAPPEEDMAEEAVLALIAHRERVVEQYKLKLAQYQSLLDNAENELAVARARFRDRAPPTRNPAPDRRTPPPVQRDPKPSSQSTQKAPAPQTRPQLVIPGTNSRPAPRAPAPRTEPAPRPKKAAADAPSSSSMAPQDRQRKADKKPKREIVQREPQNLIQSVRKSSPTLLKFYGSHLVPSQHKRKLRCLELCPANDQLVVTSALDGMVTLWQVQSSGPTISSLSTTNCFSPKQRWPEDVAWHPDGDTIFAVYSADGGDSQVSMTNLNASGQKKVTFLPAKPHTKGIINNINFMPWSDTCFLTCGSDHAVILWQEKDDSWNHKRVHKDLHSSAVYAVAGLQQRKTIVSVGSDKRIISYDLSAERTEYKNLIDSKCMSVLLNPCDFNLYMVQTASPGRQLRLFDIRLRQTEVHAIGWKQSNSESQSALINQSWSPDGWYLSSGSADPVIHIFDIRYHGQTPCQSVQAHHKRVFKAVWHQTFPVLTSISSDLNVAIHKY; the protein is encoded by the exons ATGGCAGGCGACCCGCCGGCGATGAAGCGCCCCAAGCTGGAGAAGGACGACTCATCCCACTCGCACCGCCCCTCCTCCGCCAACGGCTCCGGCCACAGGCCCccctcctccgcctccacctcctccgccAGCGATGCGGCGCCGCCGGAGGAGGACATGGCGGAGGAGGCCGTGCTCGCGCTCATCGCCCACCGCGAGCGCGTAGTGGAGCAGTACAAGCTCAAGCTCGCCCAGTACCAGTCCCTG CTGGACAACGCGGAGAACGAGCTCGCCGTGGCGCGCGCCCGGTTCCGAGATCGCGCCCCTCCCACTCGGAACCCGGCCCCCGATCGCAGGACGCCGCCGCCGGTCCAGAGGGACCCCAAGCCGTCGTCACAGTCCACCCAGAAGGCCCCGGCGCCGCAGACGAGGCCGCAGCTCGTCATCCCGGGGACCAACAGCCGGCCGGCCCCGCGTGCGCCTGCCCCGCGCACCGAACCAGCGCCCAGGCCGAAGAAGGCTGCCGCTGATGCCCCGTCGTCTTCGTCGATGGCGCCGCAAGATCGGCAGAGGAAAGCGGATAAGAAACCCAAGCGAGAGATCG TACAGAGAGAGCCCCAGAACTTGATCCAGAGCGTGAGGAAGTCGTCCCCAACCTTACTCAAGTTCTACGGCAGCCATCTGGTCCCGAGCCAGCACAAGAGGAAGCTTAGGTGCCTCGAGCTGTGCCCTGCGAATGACCAGCTTGTCGTTACCAG CGCGTTGGATGGAATGGTTACTCTGTGGCAAGTACAGTCAAGTGG ACCTACTATCTCCTCGCTTAGCACTACAAATTGCTTTTCTCCAAAGCAAAGGTGGCCTGAAGATGTAGCTTGGCATCCAGATGGTGACACAATTTTTGCTGTATATAGTGCTGATGGTGGTGACTCCCAGGTTTCAATGACGAATCTTAACGCATCAGGACAA AAGAAAGTTACCTTCCTACCAGCGAAGCCTCATACTAAAGGAATCATAAATAACATTAATTTCATGCCCTGGTCGGATACCTGCTTTTTGACTTGTGGAAGCGACCATGCTGTCATACTCTGGCAAGAGAAAGATGATTCATGGAACCACAAGAGAGTGCACAAGGATTTGCATTCTTCTGCTGTCTATGCTGTTGCTGGATTGCAACAGAGAAAAACAATAGTGTCTGTCGGCTCGGATAAGAGGATAATATCATATGATCTCTCAGCTGAAAGGACAGAGTACAAGAACCTAATTGATAGCAAATGCATGAGTGTATTGCTAAATCCATGTGATTTCAACTTATACATGGTGCAAACGGC GTCGCCAGGCAGGCAGCTTCGCTTGTTCGACATCAGGCTTAGACAGACCGAGGTCCATGCGATTGGTTGGAAGCAGTCGAACAGCGAGTCCCAGTCCGCCCTGATAAACCAGTCATGGTCTCCTGATGGCTGGTACCTTTCCTCTGGGTCGGCAGACCCCGTGATCCATATTTTCGACATAAGGTATCATGGCCAGACCCCCTGCCAGTCGGTGCAAGCGCATCACAAGCGGGTCTTCAAGGCAGTTTGGCACCAGACATTCCCAGTTTTGACCTCGATCTCGTCGGACCTCAACGTCGCGATCCACAAATATTGA